The genomic stretch AGCCATTGCCATTACAGATAGGAATACTTTAGCAGGCATTGTGCGCGCACATGTCGCTGCTAAAAAGCATAGCATATCGCTAATAGTAGGTTGTCATCTGGAGATTGACACTTCGCCTTTCGGTTATCACGATGCGCATTTGTCAACATCCAATGGGAAACTCTCTATTTTAGCTTATCCCACATGTAAGGCTTCTTACTCTAGTCTCTCTGGCATTCTTTCTTTAGGTAAGCGCAGGACATTAAAAGGCCAATGTAATTTAACGCTAGAAGATTTGCTCAAATATCAGAAAGGATTATTGCTAATTATTGCGCCTAGCAGTTACAAGCTAGATTTTTTAGCACGAATTCTAGCGGAGTTAAAAAGTACATTTACTGAAGATCGCCTTGCCTTAGGCATCTCTAGGCTCTATCAACCTAACGATACCTGCACTACGGCAAAGGCTATAGAGCTAGCCAAGCGCTTTGCTGTCCCAATAGTTGCCACTAACGACGTTTGCTATCACATAAAGAGACGAAAACTTTTGCACGATGTCTTAACTTGCATAAGACTTAAAACTAGCGTGCAGAAGGCAGGATTTGCTCTTTCTTCTAATGCAGAGCACTATTTAAAGCCTCCGCAAGAAATGGAACGCCTATTTAGCGATATTCCTAAGTCACTGCTGCAGACTCAGATAATTGCTGAACGAGCACTGCATTTTTCTATGGATCAATTGACTTACGAATACCCCATCGAAATTTGCGAAGAAGGCAAAGATCCGATGCAATATCTTAGCGAGCTAACATGGGAGTGCGCCAACACTCGCTATGGTAATGACATACCTGCTAGCGTAAAAGCGCAGCTTGAGCACGAATTATCACTAATAAGCGAGCTAAATTACGCCAAATATTTTCTAACAGTTTACGACATCGTAGTCTTTGCGCGACAGCGAGGCATTTTGTGCCAAGGAAGAGGCGCAGCAGCTAATTCCGCAGTTTGTTATTGTCTAGGCATTACCTCGGTCGACCCCAGCAATATTGACATATTATTTGAAAGGTTCATCAGCAAGGAAAGAGATGAGCCACCGGACATCGACATAGACTTTGAGCACGAGCGGCGGGAAGAAGTAATTCAATACATATACAACAAATACGGCCGAGAGCGAGCTGCTTTAGTGGCAGAAGTCATAACCTACAGATCTAAAAGCGCCATACGCGACGTTGGCAAGGCTATGGGATTAACCGATGAGCAAATTGGCATTTTGCGAAAAACGCGTTTCTTGTGGAGAGAGCAGAGCATTACGTTGCGGCAGCTGCGCGACATCGGGTTAGACGACAATTTGCCAAATATTACTTGGGCCATAGAACTAAGCAGGGAATTAATTGGCTTTCCACGACACTTATCGCAACACGTAGGTGGTTTTATTATTACCAACAATGCTTTAAGCGAAATCGTGCCGATTGAAAATGCGAGCATGCCAGATAGAACCGTAATAGAATGGAACAAGGACGACATTGAGGCGATGGGCATGTTAAAAATAGATATTTTAGCTCTCGGTATGTTAACTTGCATGCGCAAAGCTCTTGATTTAATAAACTGCTCTCTCGGCACGCAATTCAATCTTCACAATATTCCTCAATGCGATAAAGGCGTTTACGACATGATCTGTCGAGCTGATACTATAGGAGTTTTTCAAATCGAGTCCCGTGCTCAAATGAACATGTTGCCTAGATTGCGCCCTCGTTGTTATTACGATTTGGTAATTGAGGTAGCTATTATTAGACCTGGCCCAATTCAGGGCAACATGGTTCATCCATATCTACGGAGGCGCTTAGGCAAGGAAAGAGCAACTTATCCCTCTAAGCAAATAGAGAGAATTCTTTCCAAAACATTAGGCGTTCCTATTTTTCAAGAGCAAGTCATGAGATTAGCCATAGTAGGCGCTGGTTTTAAGCCTGGCGAGGCGGATGAGCTAAGGCGTGCCATGGCTGCGTGGAAGCACAAGAGTAACATTTTAGATGGATTTAGGGAGCGCATTATAAGTGGAATGCTAGCAAACGGCTATTCAATTGATTTTGCAAAGTCATATTTCGAACAAATCAAAGGGTTTGGAGAATATGGATTTCCTGAATCTCATGCAGCTTCTTTTGCCTTGCTCGTATATGTTTCTGCTTGGCTAAAGCACCATTATCCCGGCCCATTTTGCGCTGCTTTGCTAAACAGTCAGCCCATGGGATTTTATCAGCCTGCTCAAATTGTAGACGATGCGAAGCGGCATGGAGTAACTATACTTCCGGTTGATGTAAATCATAGCGAGTGGGATTGCTCATTAGAGGGAGACATTTATTCTCTCCGGCTTGGGATGCGTTTAGTTAAGGGTTTAAGACAAGCAGAAGCCGTAACCATAGCCGCAGTGGTGAGAGAAAATGGTTTATACAACAGTATCGCCAAACTCTTTTACGATAGTGGCGTAAGCATACAATGCTTAAAAAGCCTAGCCTTAGCCGATGCCTTTTCATCCATGAACTACACTCGTCAACAGGCTTTATGGGAGATTCGATCGCTACATCCTAAACACTTTTTGCCGTTATTAGATACCCTAGAACGAGGAGCACGAGCAACGAACTTACCCTTCATTTCGCTTCCTCAAAATGTGTGGCAGGATTACCAAGCAACAGG from Deltaproteobacteria bacterium encodes the following:
- a CDS encoding error-prone DNA polymerase, with the translated sequence MPLTRATYCELQVTSNFSFLYGASHPEELIAQAALLNYKAIAITDRNTLAGIVRAHVAAKKHSISLIVGCHLEIDTSPFGYHDAHLSTSNGKLSILAYPTCKASYSSLSGILSLGKRRTLKGQCNLTLEDLLKYQKGLLLIIAPSSYKLDFLARILAELKSTFTEDRLALGISRLYQPNDTCTTAKAIELAKRFAVPIVATNDVCYHIKRRKLLHDVLTCIRLKTSVQKAGFALSSNAEHYLKPPQEMERLFSDIPKSLLQTQIIAERALHFSMDQLTYEYPIEICEEGKDPMQYLSELTWECANTRYGNDIPASVKAQLEHELSLISELNYAKYFLTVYDIVVFARQRGILCQGRGAAANSAVCYCLGITSVDPSNIDILFERFISKERDEPPDIDIDFEHERREEVIQYIYNKYGRERAALVAEVITYRSKSAIRDVGKAMGLTDEQIGILRKTRFLWREQSITLRQLRDIGLDDNLPNITWAIELSRELIGFPRHLSQHVGGFIITNNALSEIVPIENASMPDRTVIEWNKDDIEAMGMLKIDILALGMLTCMRKALDLINCSLGTQFNLHNIPQCDKGVYDMICRADTIGVFQIESRAQMNMLPRLRPRCYYDLVIEVAIIRPGPIQGNMVHPYLRRRLGKERATYPSKQIERILSKTLGVPIFQEQVMRLAIVGAGFKPGEADELRRAMAAWKHKSNILDGFRERIISGMLANGYSIDFAKSYFEQIKGFGEYGFPESHAASFALLVYVSAWLKHHYPGPFCAALLNSQPMGFYQPAQIVDDAKRHGVTILPVDVNHSEWDCSLEGDIYSLRLGMRLVKGLRQAEAVTIAAVVRENGLYNSIAKLFYDSGVSIQCLKSLALADAFSSMNYTRQQALWEIRSLHPKHFLPLLDTLERGARATNLPFISLPQNVWQDYQATGLSLKAHPLSFFRKTLIADGIVCAIELKNALHFPRGKSVKVAGLVLTRQRPMTASGVVFVTLEDETSFANLIIRPHIFEQKRTVICESSMLLVAGKIERAGEVVHVIVDDAYRLAELYLPTPTPVQR